The following are encoded together in the Lytechinus variegatus isolate NC3 chromosome 19, Lvar_3.0, whole genome shotgun sequence genome:
- the LOC121405756 gene encoding uncharacterized protein LOC121405756, translated as MSNTYQAFVRCHKPGAINCSAPYIPHDASVEHLRLNYAFGDRINVTCDASDAYFTLQCHNKGLWSGPVVSCPRSNVTVPAAVTAHRHAYCSAPAVPPHSTNQNPRLSYKEGDNINVTCNEGSGWYPLECSDGIWIGQNIVCPNPTIDCNQPIIPAVSSLDTYRSHYKVDEVVNITCKTSLDSILWECHKDGQWRGPEIRCPVSQPISSADTAGRVGEKPVEKWHGRDLITTGLLVAAVIMFVLVLMSMVAFSISFKGWHSGSAKDDKNADRGPLPDVPGGYADYLVGEKSLYTEPYLKPSSIPQGYETYEKPM; from the exons ATGTCAAACACATACCAAGCATTCGTTAGATGCCACAAACCAG GAGCTATTAATTGCAGCGCTCCATACATTCCTCACGATGCATCGGTGGAACATCTTCGTCTCAACTACGCTTTCGGTGACAGAATTAATGTGACGTGTGATGCAAGTGATGCTTACTTTACTCTTCAATGTCATAACAAAGGCTTGTGGAGCGGACCTGTCGTTTCCTGTCCAAGGTCCAACGTAACAGTACCCGCTGCAG TAACCGCCCATCGCCACGCCTACTGCAGTGCCCCAGCCGTTCCACCCCACTCAACCAATCAGAACCCACGTCTCTCATACAAAGAAGGTGACAATATCAACGTGACATGTAACGAGGGTTCTGGATGGTACCCTTTGGAATGTTCTGACGGAATATGGATCGGACAGAATATTGTCTGCCCAAACCCCACCATAG ACTGCAACCAACCAATCATACCCGCCGTTTCATCGCTGGACACCTACAGGTCTCATTACAAGGTCGACGAGGTGGTTAACATCACATGCAAAACATCCCTTGATTCCATTCTTTGGGAATGCCACAAAGATGGTCAATGGCGCGGACCAGAGATTCGCTGCCCCGTCTCTCAACCTATATCTTCAGCTGATACAGCAG GGAGAGTTGGAGAAAAGCCTGTAGAAAAGTGGCACGGACGAGATTTGATAACTACTGGTCTTCTTGTAGCAGCTGTGATCATGTTTGTCCTAGTACTGATGTCCATGGTGGCCTTCTCCATCTCTTTCAAAGG CTGGCACTCTGGATCAGCTAAAGATGATAAAAACGCCGACCGAGGACCACTCCCGGATGTTCCTGGAGGATATGCAGACTACCTTGTGGGAGAAAAGTCACTGTATACCGAACCATACTTGAAACCAAGCAGCATTCCACAGGGATATGAGACCTACGAAAAACCGATGTAA